The proteins below come from a single Eucalyptus grandis isolate ANBG69807.140 chromosome 3, ASM1654582v1, whole genome shotgun sequence genomic window:
- the LOC104438012 gene encoding FCS-Like Zinc finger 14: MVSFRNQWAPSKPLPSIIYSSRFPKPSLTRFSLCSSSGVSNVFSFSNLHDLEKILDEIEKRTKKEDISLSHVGQEAVHREAVGPADPRAGLHPDLAAAAGSPRTPLDLKLQSPRSPRGPRGYDLGGVGLGIVAALERSGEVPGRHCVCSPRGASAAAAAAGGKGKRGCAAFVGGGGGVFDGVEMDCQENYTYVTCHGPGRSFTKVYYDGGLDCPGERERSCPAAADYGVSREPASRVAREGGEAENVPVYPFLDFLSSCHRCEKKLDGVDIYMYRGEKAFCSADCRSKQIKADEGKERTERTERKCRNEASKAADLSSSPYTKGQIFSTGIEAL; encoded by the exons ATGGTTTCTTTTCGAAACCAGTGGGCTCCGTCCAAACCACTACCCTCCATCATATATTCGAGCAGGTTTCCAAAGCCTTCCTTAACACGCTTCTCTCTTTGCTCCTCGTCTGGAGTATCGAATGTCTTCAGCTTCTCTAATCTCCACGATCTAGAAAAAATCCTCGACGAAATcgaaaagagaacaaaaaaagaagacataAGCTTAAGCCATGTTGGGCAAGAGGCGGTTCATCGGGAAGCTGTCGGACCTGCTGATCCCCGGGCCGGGCTGCACCCCGAcctggccgccgccgccggcagcCCCAGGACCCCGCTGGACCTCAAGCTCCAGTCGCCGAGGTCGCCCCGGGGCCCCCGGGGGTACGACCTCGGCGGCGTCGGGCTCGGCATCGTGGCGGCCCTCGAGCGGTCCGGCGAGGTCCCGGGGAGGCACTGCGTGTGCAGCCCGCGGGGggcttccgccgccgccgccgccgccggcgggaAGGGCAAGAGGGGGTGTGCTGCGTTCgtcggaggaggaggtggtgtCTTCGACGGCGTGGAGATGGATTGCCAGGAGAACTACACGTACGTGACTTGCCACGGACCCGGCAGGTCCTTCACCAAGGTGTACTACGACGGAGGTCTAGATTGCCCGGGCGAGCGCGAGCGGTCttgccccgccgccgccgattaCGGCGTTTCGAGAGAGCCGGCGTCGAGGGTCGcgagggaaggaggagaagcagaGAATGTTCCGGTCTATCCGTTTCTAGACTTCCTCAGTTCTTGTCACCGGTGCGAAAAGAAGCTCGACGGCGTGGACATCTACATGTACAG GGGAGAGAAAGCGTTCTGCAGCGCCGACTGCAGGTCGAAGCAGATAAAGGCGGACGAGGGGAAAGAGCGGACAGAGCGGACAGAACGGAAATGCAGGAACGAGGCGTCGAAAGCGGCCGACCTCTCGAGCTCGCCGTACACGAAGGGCCAGATCTTCTCGACCGGGATCGAAGCACTCTAA
- the LOC104438013 gene encoding oligouridylate-binding protein 1 isoform X2, translating into MQQQRLLKQHAMMQQSLYHHGLLGAPQIEPILSGNLPPGFDSTSCRSVYVGNIHPQVTEPLLQEVFSSTGPIEGCKLIRKEKSSYGFVDYFDRRSAALSIVTLNGRHLFGQPIKVNWAYASSQREDTSGHFNIFVGDLSPEVTDATLFACFSVYSSCSDARVMWDQKTGRSRGFGFVSFRNQQDAQSAINDLNGKWLGSRQIRCNWAAKGANSGDDKQSDAKSVVELTTGTSDDGQERNSDDAPENNPQYTTVYVGNLAPEVTSADLHRHFHALGAGVIEDVRVQRDKGFGFVRYSSHAEAALAIQMGNARILCGKPIKCSWGNKPTPPGTSSTPLPPPSIAHIPGFSATDLAAYERQMALSKMGGMQALMHPQGQHILKQAAMGMGAAGASQAIYDGGFPSVATTQQLMYYH; encoded by the exons ATGCAGCAGCAGAGGCTCCTCAAGCAGCACGCGATGATGCAGCAGTCGCTCTACCATCACGGCCTCCTGGGTGCTCCGCAg ATAGAGCCTATCTTGAGCGGAAATCTGCCACCTGGGTTTGACTCAACTTCATGCCGCAGTGT ATATGTTGGAAACATCCACCCCCAGGTCACAGAACCCCTACTTCAAGAGGTTTTTTCAAGCACTGGTCCTATTGAAGGATGCAAGCTTATTAGAAAAGAGAAG TCATCATATGGTTTTGTGGACTACTTTGATAGAAGATCTGCTGCTCTTTCCATTGTGACTCTCAATGGAAGGCATTT GTTTGGACAACCAATCAAAGTCAACTGGGCGTATGCTAGCAGTCAGAGAGAGGACACATCCG gtcattttaatatatttgtTGGTGATTTGAGCCCAGAGGTTACAGATGCGACATTGTTTGCTTGCTTCTCTGTCTATTCAAGCTGTTC AGATGCAAGGGTAATGTGGGATCAAAAGACTGGGCGTTCCAGAGGATTTGGTTTTGTCTCGTTTCGTAATCAGCAG GATGCTCAGAGtgcaataaatgatttgaatG GAAAGTGGCTTGGAAGTCGTCAAATACGTTGTAACTGGGCAGCGAAGGGTGCTAATTCTGGTGATGATAAACAGAGTGATGCCAAAAGTGTGGTTGAGCTAACAACTGGAACATCAG ATGATGGTCAAGAGAGGAATAGTGATGATGCTCCAGAGAACAATCCCCAATATACAACTGTTTATGTTGGCAATCTTGCTCCTGAG GTTACTTCAGCTGATCTGCATCGGCATTTTCATGCCCTTGGTGCTGGGGTCATAGAAGATGTGCGGGTGCAACGCGACAAAGGTTTTGGGTTTGTTAGGTATAGCTCACATGCTGAAGCTGCACTGGCCATACAGATGGGAAATGCTCGCATTCTCTGTGGTAAACCAATCAAG TGCTCCTGGGGTAACAAACCAACGCCACCAGGAACAAGTTCCACTCCTCTTCCACCACCATCTATTGCACACATACCAGGCTTTTCTGCCACTGATCTGGCTGCTTATGAACGGCAAATGGCTCTGAGCAAGATGGGTGGCATGCAAGCCCTTATGCACCCGCAGGGTCAACACATACTCAAACAGGCAGCCATGGGAATGGGTGCTGCGGGAGCCAGTCAGGCAATCTATGATGGCGGGTTTCCGAGTGTGGCGACTACCCAGCAGCTTATGTATTACCATTAG
- the LOC104438013 gene encoding oligouridylate-binding protein 1 isoform X3 gives MLETSTPRSQNPYFKRFFQALVLLKDASLLEKRRFGQPIKVNWAYASSQREDTSGHFNIFVGDLSPEVTDATLFACFSVYSSCSDARVMWDQKTGRSRGFGFVSFRNQQDAQSAINDLNGKWLGSRQIRCNWAAKGANSGDDKQSDAKSVVELTTGTSDDGQERNSDDAPENNPQYTTVYVGNLAPEVTSADLHRHFHALGAGVIEDVRVQRDKGFGFVRYSSHAEAALAIQMGNARILCGKPIKCSWGNKPTPPGTSSTPLPPPSIAHIPGFSATDLAAYERQMALSKMGGMQALMHPQGQHILKQAAMGMGAAGASQAIYDGGFPSVATTQQLMYYH, from the exons ATGTTGGAAACATCCACCCCCAGGTCACAGAACCCCTACTTCAAGAGGTTTTTTCAAGCACTGGTCCTATTGAAGGATGCAAGCTTATTAGAAAAGAGAAG GTTTGGACAACCAATCAAAGTCAACTGGGCGTATGCTAGCAGTCAGAGAGAGGACACATCCG gtcattttaatatatttgtTGGTGATTTGAGCCCAGAGGTTACAGATGCGACATTGTTTGCTTGCTTCTCTGTCTATTCAAGCTGTTC AGATGCAAGGGTAATGTGGGATCAAAAGACTGGGCGTTCCAGAGGATTTGGTTTTGTCTCGTTTCGTAATCAGCAG GATGCTCAGAGtgcaataaatgatttgaatG GAAAGTGGCTTGGAAGTCGTCAAATACGTTGTAACTGGGCAGCGAAGGGTGCTAATTCTGGTGATGATAAACAGAGTGATGCCAAAAGTGTGGTTGAGCTAACAACTGGAACATCAG ATGATGGTCAAGAGAGGAATAGTGATGATGCTCCAGAGAACAATCCCCAATATACAACTGTTTATGTTGGCAATCTTGCTCCTGAG GTTACTTCAGCTGATCTGCATCGGCATTTTCATGCCCTTGGTGCTGGGGTCATAGAAGATGTGCGGGTGCAACGCGACAAAGGTTTTGGGTTTGTTAGGTATAGCTCACATGCTGAAGCTGCACTGGCCATACAGATGGGAAATGCTCGCATTCTCTGTGGTAAACCAATCAAG TGCTCCTGGGGTAACAAACCAACGCCACCAGGAACAAGTTCCACTCCTCTTCCACCACCATCTATTGCACACATACCAGGCTTTTCTGCCACTGATCTGGCTGCTTATGAACGGCAAATGGCTCTGAGCAAGATGGGTGGCATGCAAGCCCTTATGCACCCGCAGGGTCAACACATACTCAAACAGGCAGCCATGGGAATGGGTGCTGCGGGAGCCAGTCAGGCAATCTATGATGGCGGGTTTCCGAGTGTGGCGACTACCCAGCAGCTTATGTATTACCATTAG
- the LOC104438013 gene encoding oligouridylate-binding protein 1 isoform X1, with the protein MQQQRLLKQHAMMQQSLYHHGLLGAPQQIEPILSGNLPPGFDSTSCRSVYVGNIHPQVTEPLLQEVFSSTGPIEGCKLIRKEKSSYGFVDYFDRRSAALSIVTLNGRHLFGQPIKVNWAYASSQREDTSGHFNIFVGDLSPEVTDATLFACFSVYSSCSDARVMWDQKTGRSRGFGFVSFRNQQDAQSAINDLNGKWLGSRQIRCNWAAKGANSGDDKQSDAKSVVELTTGTSDDGQERNSDDAPENNPQYTTVYVGNLAPEVTSADLHRHFHALGAGVIEDVRVQRDKGFGFVRYSSHAEAALAIQMGNARILCGKPIKCSWGNKPTPPGTSSTPLPPPSIAHIPGFSATDLAAYERQMALSKMGGMQALMHPQGQHILKQAAMGMGAAGASQAIYDGGFPSVATTQQLMYYH; encoded by the exons ATGCAGCAGCAGAGGCTCCTCAAGCAGCACGCGATGATGCAGCAGTCGCTCTACCATCACGGCCTCCTGGGTGCTCCGCAg CAGATAGAGCCTATCTTGAGCGGAAATCTGCCACCTGGGTTTGACTCAACTTCATGCCGCAGTGT ATATGTTGGAAACATCCACCCCCAGGTCACAGAACCCCTACTTCAAGAGGTTTTTTCAAGCACTGGTCCTATTGAAGGATGCAAGCTTATTAGAAAAGAGAAG TCATCATATGGTTTTGTGGACTACTTTGATAGAAGATCTGCTGCTCTTTCCATTGTGACTCTCAATGGAAGGCATTT GTTTGGACAACCAATCAAAGTCAACTGGGCGTATGCTAGCAGTCAGAGAGAGGACACATCCG gtcattttaatatatttgtTGGTGATTTGAGCCCAGAGGTTACAGATGCGACATTGTTTGCTTGCTTCTCTGTCTATTCAAGCTGTTC AGATGCAAGGGTAATGTGGGATCAAAAGACTGGGCGTTCCAGAGGATTTGGTTTTGTCTCGTTTCGTAATCAGCAG GATGCTCAGAGtgcaataaatgatttgaatG GAAAGTGGCTTGGAAGTCGTCAAATACGTTGTAACTGGGCAGCGAAGGGTGCTAATTCTGGTGATGATAAACAGAGTGATGCCAAAAGTGTGGTTGAGCTAACAACTGGAACATCAG ATGATGGTCAAGAGAGGAATAGTGATGATGCTCCAGAGAACAATCCCCAATATACAACTGTTTATGTTGGCAATCTTGCTCCTGAG GTTACTTCAGCTGATCTGCATCGGCATTTTCATGCCCTTGGTGCTGGGGTCATAGAAGATGTGCGGGTGCAACGCGACAAAGGTTTTGGGTTTGTTAGGTATAGCTCACATGCTGAAGCTGCACTGGCCATACAGATGGGAAATGCTCGCATTCTCTGTGGTAAACCAATCAAG TGCTCCTGGGGTAACAAACCAACGCCACCAGGAACAAGTTCCACTCCTCTTCCACCACCATCTATTGCACACATACCAGGCTTTTCTGCCACTGATCTGGCTGCTTATGAACGGCAAATGGCTCTGAGCAAGATGGGTGGCATGCAAGCCCTTATGCACCCGCAGGGTCAACACATACTCAAACAGGCAGCCATGGGAATGGGTGCTGCGGGAGCCAGTCAGGCAATCTATGATGGCGGGTTTCCGAGTGTGGCGACTACCCAGCAGCTTATGTATTACCATTAG